In Pectinophora gossypiella chromosome 1, ilPecGoss1.1, whole genome shotgun sequence, one genomic interval encodes:
- the LOC126367079 gene encoding uncharacterized protein LOC126367079 — MTTCQLYPECPAKGSNTTFDDIPIEHSEDEHEENIKLVRKMLERRHIMLFPKAKLKNDKIEVESLKHYFDNLRFAHQTRTTKVYNPHSSEDIHKKKVHSRKSMFWELKKGAHQPFRPKVREEPNNVVVMGTGYNFPSSIPTTTPFRRF, encoded by the exons ATGACAACATGCCAGCTGTACCCGGAATGTCCAGCCAAAGGCAGCAACACCACGTTCGATG ACATACCCATCGAGCACAGCGAAGATGAACACgaagaaaatattaaattagtGCGCAAAATGC TTGAACGGCGGCACATCATGCTTTTCCCGAAGGCTAAACTCAAAAATGATAAGATAGAAGTGGAGAGTTTGAAACATTACTTTGACAACCTCAGATTTGCTCATCAAACAA GAACAACAAAAGTGTACAACCCTCATAGCTCTGAAGACATTCATAAAAAGAAGGTCCATTCAAGAAAATCCATGTTCTGGGAACTGAAGAAAGGG GCCCACCAGCCCTTCAGACCAAAAGTCAGAGAAGAGCCAAATAATGTGGTAGTTATGGGCACTGGCTACAACTTTCCGTCTTCGATTCCTACCACGACGCCGTTTAGACGTTTTTAA